Proteins encoded together in one Thermococcus barophilus MP window:
- a CDS encoding 2-oxoacid:ferredoxin oxidoreductase subunit beta encodes MYLKLSYEIRDKYLRKDMLPTIFCPGCGIGSVLQYTLRAIDELGWSKDDVVWVSGIGCSSRVPGFVDFDGLHTTHGRALAFATGIKMANPDLKVIAFMGDGDTAAIGGNHFIHAIRRNLDVTVILINNFTYGMTGGQVAPTTLKGLRGTTAPYGSFENPFDIAELAVAAGANYVARWTVFNYLQGINSIKKALQKKGFSLVEFLSPCPISFGRRNRMKTAPELIKWYNKITVPISKAKNMSPEELKGKIIIGEFVDRDRPSLDEEYEAYKKRAKKMMGWEE; translated from the coding sequence ATGTATCTGAAGCTCAGCTATGAAATTAGGGACAAATATCTAAGAAAGGACATGCTCCCAACGATTTTCTGTCCTGGCTGTGGTATTGGTTCAGTTTTACAATACACACTGAGGGCAATCGATGAGCTCGGTTGGAGTAAAGATGATGTAGTTTGGGTGAGCGGAATTGGATGTTCGTCAAGAGTTCCAGGATTTGTGGACTTTGATGGTCTGCACACAACTCACGGAAGAGCTTTAGCCTTTGCCACTGGAATAAAGATGGCAAATCCAGATTTGAAGGTCATAGCATTTATGGGAGATGGAGACACAGCAGCAATTGGCGGAAACCACTTCATTCATGCAATCAGGAGAAATTTGGATGTCACTGTAATACTCATCAACAACTTCACATATGGAATGACGGGAGGACAAGTAGCGCCAACTACACTTAAAGGACTTAGAGGAACCACGGCACCATACGGAAGCTTTGAAAATCCATTTGACATTGCTGAACTTGCTGTTGCCGCTGGGGCAAACTATGTCGCAAGATGGACTGTCTTTAACTATCTTCAGGGTATAAACAGCATAAAGAAAGCTTTACAAAAGAAAGGTTTCAGCTTAGTTGAGTTCCTTTCACCCTGCCCAATCAGCTTCGGAAGGAGAAACAGAATGAAAACTGCCCCCGAGCTGATAAAGTGGTACAACAAGATTACAGTGCCAATAAGCAAAGCAAAGAACATGAGCCCAGAGGAGCTTAAAGGTAAGATTATTATTGGTGAGTTTGTTGACAGGGACAGGCCGAGCTTGGATGAGGAATACGAAGCGTACAAGAAAAGGGCAAAGAAGATGATGGGGTGGGAAGAATGA